The Mesorhizobium loti DNA segment ACATCGGGCATCAGCCTGCCATAGGCGGCAAGGTCGGCCAGCGCCTCGCTTATCTTGTCGGCGAGTTCGGCCGGATCGGGCCGGATCAAGGCAGGGGAGTCGGAACCGAAGATCTCCGGTATGCCGCCGACGGCGGTGGCGATCATGGGTCTCGCCGCGGCAAGCGTCTCCAGCACGATATAGGGCATGGCTTCCGCGCGCGAGGGAACGACCACCAGCGCCGCCAGCGCGAAGGCCTCCCTGGCCGGCATTGGCGGCAGGAAGCGGACATGGCCTTGCAGTCCCAGGCGCTCCACCTGCGCGTGGTAGCGCGGCAGGTCGTCGCCGTCGCCGACCATCACGGCGCTCAGCGCGCGGCCAAGCCGGGGGCCGGCGGTTGCCAAGGCATCGATGAAGATGTCGGGTCCCTTCAGGTCCCGCATCATGCCGATATAGAGCAGGTCCGCCGCGTCCGGTGCGATGAGTACCGGCTCGAATTCGGCGGCGCGCAGTCCGTTGTAGACCAGAATGTTCGGGATCGGCGGCTCGCCCACCTTCCTGCGATAGGTCCGCCGCTCGTAGTCCGAGACGAACAGCAGGCAATCGGTGAAGCGCGCCATGGAGCGCTCGAGCGCGAAGAACAGCTTCCCCGTGGCTGTCGTTTCGTCATAGTGGAGTGAGCCGCCATGCGGCGAATAAAGGCGGGCTACGCGAGACCTTGATACCCGCAACAATGAGCCGAACAGACGGGCATAGGCGCCACCCTTGGCGCCGTGCCCGTGCAGCACGTCCGGCCGCAATTCCTTGATGATCCTGTAGGTGCGCCGCGCCGAGGCGAGGTCGCCCGGGCCGACATGGCGCTGCATTGGCGTGCGATGGATGCCGAGCGCCAGCATGTCCTTCATCTGCTCGAACAGGTGCTCCTCGAATTCGCCGCCGGTGGTCGAATCGCAGACGATGCCGACCACATGACCGGCAGCGACCTGCGCTTCGGTCAGGTCGCGCACATGCCGGAAAATTCCTCCGACCGGTGAACGAAAGCAGTGGACGATCCTGAGCTTGTCCGCCACGTGGTGTCTGTCAGAACAGGCGTTCGCGGACGTAGACGGTATCTCCGGGCAGCAGCGGATCGGATGTGACCACGCGGCCGGTCATCACCTTGCCGTTGATGTCGCGGGTGATGTCGACGCTTTCCTGGTTGGCGCGGGGCGAAAAGCCGCCGGCAATGGCGATGGCCTTCTGCACGGTCAGGCCGGGCACGTAGGAATACTGGCCGGCAGCCCCCACTTCGCCCATGACGAAGATCGGCCGGTAGCGATCGATCTCGACCGAGACGTCGGGGTCGCGCAGATAGCCTTGCCGCAATTTGTCGGCGATTTCCTTTTCCATCTGCTGCGCGGTGTGGCCACGCGCCGGAATGGCGCCGACGAGTGGGAAGGAGAGGTAGCCGGACTGGTCGACACTATAGGTGTTGGTCAGTCCGTCCTGCTCGAACACGGTCACGCGGATGCGGTCGCCGGCGCCGAGACGGTAGGGTTGGTCGAGGACCTCGTGGAAGGCTGCCGGCGTCGGCCGGTAGCTGGAGCAGCCGGCGAGCATCGATACGGCAAGCAGAGCGTGAAAGAAGGAAGCAGTGCTTTTCATGACCGGATACGTACCTTCGACTGGCCGCTGCGGCGTCGCAGCAAACATCTGGGATCGGGTTCGTTATCATCCTGTTAGGGTTAATGGCCGGTAAAGGAGCCGGCCGATAGCGCTCGCGCCAGCAAGGGTTTTGCCATTTTTATCGATTTTCTTGGGCGCTCGCAGTAATCCTAACGGAGTATTACCGCGATCTTAACGGCTGAGTTACCATAGTTGTTTACGGTGCATCCTGACCCAGTTTCGGAGTAGGGATGCATGTCCGTTCAGTCCGCGGCCGCAGATGTCGACGTTGACCTCAGGCAGCTCTTCGCCAGCCTGGCGAGGAACTGGCTGCGCATAGTGCTCTTCGTTCTGGTGGTGACGGGTCTGGCGTTTGCCTTCGCTTCGTTGGCGACCAAGCACTACAAGGCCCAGACGCAGGTGGAAATCGCCCCGCGGGAATCCGTCTACACCCGCCCGGCCGGCTCCAACAATGACGGCGACAAGCCGATCCTCGACGAGCAAGGCGTCGCCACCCAGGTCCAGATCATTTCGTCCAACGAAATCCTCAAGCAGGTGGCGCAGAAACTCGGCCTGGCGCGGCTGCCCGAATTCGACGAAACGATCAACATGTCGTCGCTGAGCCGCGTGCTGATCCTGCTTGGGCTGAAGAACGACCCGATGGATGTTCCGGCCGACGAACGCGTGTTGAAGAAGATGCGCGAGAAGCTCAACGTCTTTGGCGTTGAAAAGACCCGCATCATCGCCATCGAGTTCTCCTCCGAGGATCCCAAGCTCGCCGCCGCCATCCCCGATGCCATCGCCGCTGCCTATATTGCCGGGCAGGGCGCGGCCAAGAGCGAATCGAACACCGCCGCCGCGGACTTTCTGGCGCCCGAGATCGCCGACCTGTCGAAACAGGTCAGGGACGCCGAGGCCAAGGTCGCGGCCTATCGCGGCCAATCCGACCTGTTGATGGGCGGCAACAATGCCACCCTGGCCACCCAGCAGCTGGCCGAGTTGTCGACCGAATTGTCGCGGGTGCGGGCCAACCGCGCCGCGGCCGAAGGCACCGCCGACAACGTGCGCAAGGCGCTGCAGAATGGTGGCTCTCTGGATTCGCTGCCGGAAGTGCTGTCGTCCGACCTGATCCAGCGTTTGCGCGAGCGGCAGGTCGAGTTACGCGCCACCATCGCCGACCTGTCGACGACGATGCTCGACAACCATCCGCGCGTTCGCGCCGCGAAGTCACAGCTCGCCGATCTCGACGCGCAAATCCGCAGCGAAGCCCAGAAGATCATGAAGGGCATGGTGATGCAGGCCGATGCGGCCAAGGCGCGCGAAAGCCAGCTCATCTCCGACGTCAACCAACTGAAGGCAGCATCGGCACAGGCCGGCAACGAGCAGGTCGGTCTCGACGCGCTGCAGCGCGATGCCGCCGCCAAGCGCCAGCAGCTTGAGCTCTATCTGACCAACTACCGCGAGGCGGCTTCGCGTCAGGACCGCAACTATGTGCCGGTCGACGCCCGCGTCTCTTCACCGGCTTCGATGCCCTCCGAGCCATATTTTCCCAAGGTCGGGCCGATCGTTGGCGCGGCTGCGGCTGCTTCGCTGCTGCTGGCGGCCATATTCACGTTGCTCAGGGAACTCTTCTCGGGCCGCGCCATGCGCCCGGCCCCGGGCGCCCGTTTCGCGCCGATCGACGAAGTGGCGATGCCGCCCACTACTTACCAGGAGCAGGCAGCTCAGGAGCCATCCGTCCGCCTTGAGCCGGCCGTCGCCAGTGCCAATCATGATGCCGCCGGGGCGCCATGGCCCGAAACGGTGCCGGAACCGGAGATGGCGGTGCAGTCGCAGCCCGTTGCCGAGCCTGTTGCCACAGCCGCGCCTGCCGCCAAAGTGGAGGCCGTATCAGTCGCCGAGCCGGAGCCTGCCGTAGAGCCCGAGCGGTCGCGCTCGGTGCTTGGCGAGATCGACATCGAGAAGGCCGCCGAAAAGCTGATCGCCAGCGGCGCCGCGCGCGCCATATTCGTTTCGCCCGAAGGCGACGAGGCGGCCGCGTCGGCGATCCTGGTGGCGCGCGAAGTGTCCGACGCCGGCCTGCGCGTCCTCCTGCTCGACCTGACCGCCTCGGGTGCGGCGTCGCGGCCGATGCTGGACAGCGGACTTTTTCCCGGCATCACTGATCTGCTCGCCTCGCAGGCACAGTTCAGCGACGTGATCCATGCCGATCTCTATTCCGACTGCCACGTGATTCCCGTCGGCACCGCCGATCCGGTTCGCGCCATGCGCGCCGCCGACCGGCTGCCGATCATCATGCAGTCGCTGACCACCGCCTATGATCTGGTGGTGGTCGAATGCGGGCCGGCCGATGCACAAGGCATCAGCCGCCTGGGCGGCCAGGCCACGGAAGTGTTCCTGTCCATGCTCGAGCCGGACGACGAAGTGACGAAGGCCGCGGTCAAGCTGATCGAGAGCGGCTACCCCGACCTGACGCTTGTGACGCCGCTTGGCCATGAGCCGCCAGGCACGCCGGGCCGGCGCTCCGCGGCCTGACGGCCGAGCCCTCGGCCTATCCCAGCTCCAGCGTCGTCACGCCGAATATTCTCTGGGCATCGAGCTTCGGCGGGGGCCCCTTGTACATGCGGGTGGTGCTGAAGGTCGGTGCGAAACCCGCTGCATCGAGCGCCGCGATGAAATCCACCTGGGTGGCCGGGACGTCGATATTCAGTTCGCCACCCTCGCATGCGGTTGCCAACTCCCCGAGCAAATCGAGCGCGGTCTGTACGTTGTCGGCGAAGAGCGGGCCGATCTTGAAGCCGCTGCGGCAGGATCGCGCCACTGCATAGCCGGCCGTTCCCCGCGATGTGATCGCCGTCAGGGCACGGTGTGGCGGCTGCAGCCATCGCTGCAGGAAAGAGCGCCGGGGCGTGGGAAAGCAAAGCGCGTCATATCCGATGATGTCGGGCGTCGGCTGCACGGGCACCACGCGAGGCCGCCCGGCGCCGACGGGCGGGAACGCGGCGCGCCCGCTGTAGCGGATGGTCTCGTAGACCGACTCGAACCCCTTGCTCCGATAGTTGGCCTGCTGCTCTTCGACGCCGTCGAGGCCGATGGTGCGCCCGGCCAGCCTGTCCATGCCCGCGGTCCACACCGCTTTGCCGTAGCCCTTGCCGCGCATGTCCGGACGGCAGATGTAGAGGCCGATGAAACCGAAATCCCGTCCATAGGCCACCGCCGAGATCGCGGCGACCATGTCGCTGCCGACAAAGGCACCGATGAAACCCTCCGGATCCGCCGCCTGGAACATTGCCGCATCTTCGAGGCCTGGGTTCCAGCCCTCCGCCGCCGCCCAGTCGATGAGAACTCTCAATTCCTGAAGGGACAGCGTGCGGATGGTCGGTTTCATGTGCTTACTCCGCGGCGACAGCTCCCGGCGCGAACGATTTCAGCACACCACGATAGGGCTTGGCCAGCGGGCTGGCATAGGCGCCGCGCTTCGATGTCGACAGGCCGAGCGCAATCAGCGCTTCGGCCTGCTTGATCGCGGCGCCGACACCGTCGATGACCGGCAGTCCGAAATCCACCTGCAACTGGTGGGCAAGATCCGCCATGCCGGCGCAGCCAAGCACGATGGCCTCGGCACGATCCTCCTCGACGGCTCGGGCGATCTCGTCGCGCAGCTTGCCAACCGCTCCTGATGCTGGATCCTCGAGCGCCAGCACTGGAATGTCGGCCGCCCGCACACGCGCCCGTCCCGCCATGCCGTAGCGCTGCACCAACCCCTCCACCGGCACGCGCGAGCGTTCGGTGGTGGTCACGACGGTGAAGCGTTGGGCGATGAAGGAGGCCATGCTGAGGGCGGCCTCGCAAATGCCGATGACGGGGATGCTTGCCATGGCGCGCGCGGCGTCGAGGCCGGTGTCGTCGAAACAGGCGATGATCGCCGCCCGGGCACCGCGGCGTTCGCCGGCGGCGATCTCCATCAAAAGGCCCGGCACGGCCAGAGCCTCGTCATAATAGCCCTCGATCGAGGCCGGTCCCGTCGACGAGGTGACGGCGACGATTTCGGTCGAGACGCCGGCGACTGCGCGCGCCGCCGCACCAATGGTCTCGGTCATGCTGGCCGTCGTGTTGGGGTTCACCACCAGAATCTGCACGGTCACGCTCTCGCCCGGCGGCGGCCGACATAGAGGATGGCGCCCAGCGTCGCCAGGATCACCAGGAAGGAGAACACGGTGGTCACCGTGCCCAGCGCGTAGAGCACCGGCGTCGTGACATTGGTGGTCATGCCGTAGATCTCGAGCGGCAGCGTGTTGAAGGTTCCCGAAGTCATCAGCGTGCGGGCGAACTCGTCATAGGAAAGCGTGAAGCCGAACAGGCCGACGCCGATCAGGCTCGGCGCGATCATCGGCAGCACGACATGGATGAAGGTCTGCCAGGAGGTGGCGCCGAGATCGCGCGCGGCTTCCTCATAGGCCGGCGAGAAGCGGTTGAAGACGGCGAACATGATGAGCACACCGAACGGCAAGGTCCAGGTCAGATGCGCGCCGAAGGCCGACGTATACCAGGCCGGGCGCAAGCCGACCTGCTGGAAGACCACGCCGATGCCCAGCGAGATGATGATGGAGGGCACGACGAGACTGGCGACCGCCAGATAGAACAGCGCCGTGGCGCCGCGAAATTTTCGGCGGAAGGCAAGGCCCGCCAGCAGCGACACGATGACGGTGACGATCATCACCATCAGGCCCAGCACCAGCGAGCGCTTGAAGCTGCCGCCGAAATCGCCGACCGCCTGGCGCTCGAACAGATTGGCGAACCAGTGCAGCGATACACCGTTGAGCGGGAAGGTAAGGCCGCCGGTCTCGCCCTGGAAGGAGAGGATCAGGATCGCCGACAGCGGGCCGTAGAGGAACAGCACGAACAGCGCGAAGAAGGCCGCCAGCACGTAGAATTCGAGGGTGCGTTTTTCGTGGCTCACGTCAAAGCTCCCGGCGGATATCGACGATGCGCAGGATGCCAGCGACCATTAGCAGCACCAGCACCAAAAGCACCACGGCGTTGGCGGCGGCGGCCGGATATTGCAGCAGCGACATCTGGTTCTTCATCATCAGCGCCACCGACGCGCTCTGGCCGCCCGACATCACCTGCACGGTGGAGAAGTCGGCCATGACCAGCGTGACGACGAAAATGGTGCCGATCGCCATGCCTGGCTTGGCCAGCGGGATGATGACGTTCCACAGCACCTGCCAGCCGGAGGCGCCGGCGTCGCGCGCGGCCTCGACCAGCGAGCGGTCGATGCGCATCAGCGTGTTGAAGATCGGCGTCACCATGAACAACGTGTAGAGATGCACCATGGCCAGCACGACGGCGAATTCGGAATAGAGCAGCCATTCGATGGGCTTTGGCACCAGCCCCAGATGCACCAGCGTCGAGTTGATCAGCCCGTTGCGTCCGAGCACCGGGATCCACGAGATCATGCGGATGATGTTGGAGGTCAGGAACGGCACGGTGCAGACCAGAAACAGCACCATCTGCATGGCGGTCGTGCGGATGTGGAAGGCGAGGAAATAGGCGACCCAGAAGCCGATGAACAAGGTCAGCGCCCAGACGATGGCCGCGAATTTGATGGTGTTGAGATAGGTCTTCCAGGTGACCCACGAGCCCAGCACATCGGAATAGTTGGTGGTGAGAAAGTCAGGATACATGGCGGCGAAGTCGTAATCCCAGAAGGACACGACGACGATCATGATGATGGGCAAAAGCAGGAACGCGCCCAGGATCAGCGCCAGCGGAGCCGACTGCAGATAGGGCGTGACGGCACCGAGCGAAAAGCGGCGGCGCCGCTTGGTGGGGCTGGCGGCGATTGCGGGGCGTTCGAGCGCGACTGTCATCAATTCTCCCGGTGCAGGTTCGCGGTGCGGCCTTTCCTTCTCCCCTTGTGGGGTCCGAAGGACGGGGCGAGACCCGTGGCTCGCCCCAGGGCGGTGGCCTCACGAAGTGAGGTCGGATGAGGGGTGTTCCAGGGAACACCAACGTCTCACTCCGCTGGAACACCCCTCATCCGTCTCGGCGCTGCGCGCCGATCCACCTTCTCCCACAAGGGGAGAAGGGGAGAGAAGGCGGTGGCGCAGGCCCTTCCCTTACGCTGCAATGAACTCGTTCCAGCGCTTCACCATGTAGCGGTCCTCATCCATCACAGAGTTCCAGCAGGCGACCTTGCCCATGCGCTCCTCGAACGAGCCGCCATCGCGCACGGCGCCGGCCTTTTCCATGACGGTGCCGTCCGGCGCCTTGATCTCGCCCTTGGCCGGCTTGCCCTCGATCCAGTAGCCCCACTCGTCCTCGGTCATGAACTTCTTGGCCGAGACCATGTTGGCCGAGTAGTAGCCCTGGCGGTTGAGGTAGCCGCCGACCCAGCCTGACGTGTACCAGTTGATATATTCATAGGCCGCGTCGAGCTCGGCGCCCTTGAGATGGGCGGCGAGGCCAAGGCCGCCGCCCCACGAACGGTAGCCTTCCTTGAGCGGCTGGAAGCGGCAAGGGATGCCCTTGGAGCGCACGGCGGCCACCGCCGGCGACCACATGGACTGGATGACCACTTCGCCCGACGCCATCAGATTGACGCTCTCGTCGAAGGACTTCCAGAAGGCGCGGAACTGGCCAGCCTGCTTAGCCTTGATCAGGAAGTCGATCGTCTTGTCGATCTCGTCCTTGGTCATGTTGCCCTTGTCGGCATATTTGATGTTGCCGGTGGCTTCCATGATCATGGCAGCGTCCATGATGCCGATGGACGGGATGTTGAGGATGGCGGTCTTGCCCTTGAAGGCCGGGTCCATGATGTCGGCCCAGGTTGTGATGTCGCGACCGACAAGGTCAGGGCGGATGCCCAGCGTATCGGCGTTGTAGATGGTCGGCACCATTGTGAACCAGTTGGTCGGCGCCTTGGCGAAGGTCTTGGAGTCCTGCGCCTCGACATAGCCGACCGTATGCGGCGCCGTGCCCTGGGCAATCACGCTGTCGGGGGTGAGCTTGCCGGTTTTGAACAGCGGCACCAGTTCGTCGTAATATTTCAGCTTGCTGACATCCATCGGCTGCAGCACGCCGGTGGGGAACACCTTCTTGCAGATCCAGTATTCGATGTCGGCGATGTCGTAGCTGTCGGGCTGGGTCACGGCGCGCTGGGCGGCGGCGTCGGAATCGGTCGCCGTCATCTCCAGCGTGATGCCAAGGTCGGCCTTGCATTTGTCGGCAATGGCGTTGAGGTTCGACACACCGGTGCCGAACTGCCGCAGCGTGATGTTGGACTGCGCCCAGATGGTCGGGAAGCCGGTGATGACGCCCGAGCCGGCGGCGAGGCCGATGGCGGCGGCACCTGTCTTGAGCAGAGAGCGGCGCGAAATGCCAGTCTTGGTTTCTTTGGTGTTTGTCATGTCTATTCCCCTGTCTTGTTTTGCTTGGTTGGAGTCATGA contains these protein-coding regions:
- a CDS encoding transferase — encoded protein: MRDLTEAQVAAGHVVGIVCDSTTGGEFEEHLFEQMKDMLALGIHRTPMQRHVGPGDLASARRTYRIIKELRPDVLHGHGAKGGAYARLFGSLLRVSRSRVARLYSPHGGSLHYDETTATGKLFFALERSMARFTDCLLFVSDYERRTYRRKVGEPPIPNILVYNGLRAAEFEPVLIAPDAADLLYIGMMRDLKGPDIFIDALATAGPRLGRALSAVMVGDGDDLPRYHAQVERLGLQGHVRFLPPMPAREAFALAALVVVPSRAEAMPYIVLETLAAARPMIATAVGGIPEIFGSDSPALIRPDPAELADKISEALADLAAYGRLMPDVAGLRARFGADVMAAEIEKAYFAALGR
- a CDS encoding capsule polysaccharide export protein; translation: MKSTASFFHALLAVSMLAGCSSYRPTPAAFHEVLDQPYRLGAGDRIRVTVFEQDGLTNTYSVDQSGYLSFPLVGAIPARGHTAQQMEKEIADKLRQGYLRDPDVSVEIDRYRPIFVMGEVGAAGQYSYVPGLTVQKAIAIAGGFSPRANQESVDITRDINGKVMTGRVVTSDPLLPGDTVYVRERLF
- a CDS encoding succinoglycan transport protein exoP, whose translation is MSVQSAAADVDVDLRQLFASLARNWLRIVLFVLVVTGLAFAFASLATKHYKAQTQVEIAPRESVYTRPAGSNNDGDKPILDEQGVATQVQIISSNEILKQVAQKLGLARLPEFDETINMSSLSRVLILLGLKNDPMDVPADERVLKKMREKLNVFGVEKTRIIAIEFSSEDPKLAAAIPDAIAAAYIAGQGAAKSESNTAAADFLAPEIADLSKQVRDAEAKVAAYRGQSDLLMGGNNATLATQQLAELSTELSRVRANRAAAEGTADNVRKALQNGGSLDSLPEVLSSDLIQRLRERQVELRATIADLSTTMLDNHPRVRAAKSQLADLDAQIRSEAQKIMKGMVMQADAAKARESQLISDVNQLKAASAQAGNEQVGLDALQRDAAAKRQQLELYLTNYREAASRQDRNYVPVDARVSSPASMPSEPYFPKVGPIVGAAAAASLLLAAIFTLLRELFSGRAMRPAPGARFAPIDEVAMPPTTYQEQAAQEPSVRLEPAVASANHDAAGAPWPETVPEPEMAVQSQPVAEPVATAAPAAKVEAVSVAEPEPAVEPERSRSVLGEIDIEKAAEKLIASGAARAIFVSPEGDEAAASAILVAREVSDAGLRVLLLDLTASGAASRPMLDSGLFPGITDLLASQAQFSDVIHADLYSDCHVIPVGTADPVRAMRAADRLPIIMQSLTTAYDLVVVECGPADAQGISRLGGQATEVFLSMLEPDDEVTKAAVKLIESGYPDLTLVTPLGHEPPGTPGRRSAA
- a CDS encoding GCN5-like N-acetyltransferase, with translation MKPTIRTLSLQELRVLIDWAAAEGWNPGLEDAAMFQAADPEGFIGAFVGSDMVAAISAVAYGRDFGFIGLYICRPDMRGKGYGKAVWTAGMDRLAGRTIGLDGVEEQQANYRSKGFESVYETIRYSGRAAFPPVGAGRPRVVPVQPTPDIIGYDALCFPTPRRSFLQRWLQPPHRALTAITSRGTAGYAVARSCRSGFKIGPLFADNVQTALDLLGELATACEGGELNIDVPATQVDFIAALDAAGFAPTFSTTRMYKGPPPKLDAQRIFGVTTLELG
- a CDS encoding hydantoin racemase; its protein translation is MTVQILVVNPNTTASMTETIGAAARAVAGVSTEIVAVTSSTGPASIEGYYDEALAVPGLLMEIAAGERRGARAAIIACFDDTGLDAARAMASIPVIGICEAALSMASFIAQRFTVVTTTERSRVPVEGLVQRYGMAGRARVRAADIPVLALEDPASGAVGKLRDEIARAVEEDRAEAIVLGCAGMADLAHQLQVDFGLPVIDGVGAAIKQAEALIALGLSTSKRGAYASPLAKPYRGVLKSFAPGAVAAE
- a CDS encoding binding-protein-dependent transport systems inner membrane component; this translates as MSHEKRTLEFYVLAAFFALFVLFLYGPLSAILILSFQGETGGLTFPLNGVSLHWFANLFERQAVGDFGGSFKRSLVLGLMVMIVTVIVSLLAGLAFRRKFRGATALFYLAVASLVVPSIIISLGIGVVFQQVGLRPAWYTSAFGAHLTWTLPFGVLIMFAVFNRFSPAYEEAARDLGATSWQTFIHVVLPMIAPSLIGVGLFGFTLSYDEFARTLMTSGTFNTLPLEIYGMTTNVTTPVLYALGTVTTVFSFLVILATLGAILYVGRRRARA
- a CDS encoding ABC transporter permease, with amino-acid sequence MTVALERPAIAASPTKRRRRFSLGAVTPYLQSAPLALILGAFLLLPIIMIVVVSFWDYDFAAMYPDFLTTNYSDVLGSWVTWKTYLNTIKFAAIVWALTLFIGFWVAYFLAFHIRTTAMQMVLFLVCTVPFLTSNIIRMISWIPVLGRNGLINSTLVHLGLVPKPIEWLLYSEFAVVLAMVHLYTLFMVTPIFNTLMRIDRSLVEAARDAGASGWQVLWNVIIPLAKPGMAIGTIFVVTLVMADFSTVQVMSGGQSASVALMMKNQMSLLQYPAAAANAVVLLVLVLLMVAGILRIVDIRREL
- a CDS encoding ABC transporter binding protein yields the protein MTNTKETKTGISRRSLLKTGAAAIGLAAGSGVITGFPTIWAQSNITLRQFGTGVSNLNAIADKCKADLGITLEMTATDSDAAAQRAVTQPDSYDIADIEYWICKKVFPTGVLQPMDVSKLKYYDELVPLFKTGKLTPDSVIAQGTAPHTVGYVEAQDSKTFAKAPTNWFTMVPTIYNADTLGIRPDLVGRDITTWADIMDPAFKGKTAILNIPSIGIMDAAMIMEATGNIKYADKGNMTKDEIDKTIDFLIKAKQAGQFRAFWKSFDESVNLMASGEVVIQSMWSPAVAAVRSKGIPCRFQPLKEGYRSWGGGLGLAAHLKGAELDAAYEYINWYTSGWVGGYLNRQGYYSANMVSAKKFMTEDEWGYWIEGKPAKGEIKAPDGTVMEKAGAVRDGGSFEERMGKVACWNSVMDEDRYMVKRWNEFIAA